GCGCTGCAACCAGACCCGGCAACTCACAGAGCGCAGCCATCGCCTCAGCGCCAAGGACAAAATGGCCTCGTGATTCTCAACGCGCACGGCACCGATACAGGGAGTGATGAATCAACCGCTGTGCCGATGCAGTCTCACCTGACGGCCCACAGAAGCAGCGTCGAACAAGTGTCACGAATGACCAGCTCCTCGCCCGAAATCAAAACAACGGACGCATGCTTGCGTTACCCCTTGGCAAAGCCACAGATCAGCAACTCCAAGTAGCAGGCATAGGAGAGCACAGCTCGCTCGACCCCACGATGACTCGGAAACAAGTGGAACGAGGTGCCACCTCGAAGAACTGCAGGTCAGCGACCCTCCTTGGCAGGCTCCAGAATTGCCACGCACTCAACGTGGTGCGTCATCGGAAACAGGTCGAACGCCCGCAGCGTCCGCGGCTTGTAGCCCGTGTCCCGGAAGTACGCCAAGTCCCGTGCCAGTGCCGCCGGGTCGCACGCCACGTACGCGATTCGCCGCGCGCCCAGGCCCGCCAGGTGGTGCACCGTCTGCTTGCCCGCCCCCGCGCGAGGCGGGTCGAGCACGATCAGGTCCACCTCGGTGATCTTGGTGCGTGGGAGGACCTGGTCGACCTTGCCGTGTTCGATGCGTACGCGCTCGAAGTCCTGGAGGTTGTGGCGGGCGTCCTCGACGGCGCGCTTGGTCGACTCGATGCCCAGTACCGCGCCCTTCTCGCCCACCCGGTCGGCGATCGCGCCCGCGAACAGGCCCACGCCGCAGTACAGATCGAGCGCCATGTCGCCCTTGCGCGGCAGCAGGCCCTGCATCACGGCCTTGACCAGGATGTCCGCGGCCTGCGGGTGGACCTGCCAGAAGCCGCCCATGCCGACTCGGTACGTCCGGTCGTCGGCCCGTTCCCTCACGAAGGCTCGGCCGTGCACCCGGTGCACTCCGCCGTCGTGCTCGTCGACCCGCAACACCGATACCGGCTTGTCCAGTTCGACGAGCGGCAGCCGGCCGCCC
This window of the Streptomyces sp. SLBN-118 genome carries:
- a CDS encoding class I SAM-dependent RNA methyltransferase, with translation MQNASDSSLVGEEYEVEVGPVAHGGHCIARTEEGRVLFVRHTLPGEKVVARITEGEEDSRFLRADAVRIIEASKDRVEAPCPYSGPGNCGGCDWQHAKPGAQRRFKGEVIAEQLQRLAGLTPEEVGWDGTVMPAPGDKVPPGEVPAWRTRVQYAIDTEGRAGLRKHRSHDVQPIDHCMIAAPGVTELGIEKQDWPQMATVEAIAASGSNDRQVILTPRPGGRLPLVELDKPVSVLRVDEHDGGVHRVHGRAFVRERADDRTYRVGMGGFWQVHPQAADILVKAVMQGLLPRKGDMALDLYCGVGLFAGAIADRVGEKGAVLGIESTKRAVEDARHNLQDFERVRIEHGKVDQVLPRTKITEVDLIVLDPPRAGAGKQTVHHLAGLGARRIAYVACDPAALARDLAYFRDTGYKPRTLRAFDLFPMTHHVECVAILEPAKEGR